A section of the Constrictibacter sp. MBR-5 genome encodes:
- the rseP gene encoding RIP metalloprotease RseP, with translation MSLILGYILPFLAILTVLVFVHEMGHFWVARRCGVKVEVFSIGFGPELFGWNDRHGTRWRFSAIPLGGYVRMFGDAGAASNPGRDLDAMSPEDRARSFHHKGLAQRAAVVAAGPAANFLLAIILGAGLFMTAGRPFTPPEVGMVMPDSPAEAAGLRPGDVIVKLDGASIDRFEDIQRIVQLNPQVPLQILVDRDGSPVSMTVTPAMQEQVDRFGNTHRFGQLGIARGGLEVVRLGPLEAVGAAVENTITMSATILKVVWQMIVGARSADELGGVARIAHLSGEVTQVGIVAVVNFMMLLSINLGLINLFPVPMLDGGHLMFYAVEAIRGRPMGERAQEYGFRIGFGLVLALMLFATWNDLVYFRVVDFVRQIAS, from the coding sequence ATGTCGCTCATCCTAGGCTACATTCTCCCATTCCTGGCGATCCTGACCGTGCTCGTGTTCGTGCACGAAATGGGGCATTTCTGGGTGGCGCGACGCTGCGGTGTGAAGGTGGAGGTCTTCTCCATCGGCTTTGGACCGGAGCTGTTCGGCTGGAACGACCGGCACGGTACGCGCTGGCGCTTCAGCGCAATCCCGCTGGGTGGCTATGTCCGCATGTTCGGCGATGCCGGCGCGGCCAGCAACCCCGGCCGCGACCTGGATGCGATGTCGCCCGAGGACCGGGCGCGCTCTTTCCATCACAAGGGCCTGGCGCAACGGGCAGCGGTGGTCGCTGCCGGGCCGGCCGCCAACTTCCTCCTGGCGATCATTCTCGGTGCCGGGCTGTTCATGACCGCGGGGCGGCCGTTCACGCCGCCCGAGGTCGGCATGGTGATGCCCGACAGTCCGGCCGAGGCCGCCGGTCTTCGTCCGGGAGACGTGATCGTCAAGCTCGACGGTGCTTCGATCGACCGGTTCGAGGACATCCAGCGCATCGTCCAGTTGAACCCGCAGGTGCCCCTCCAGATCCTCGTCGACCGCGACGGCAGCCCCGTGTCGATGACGGTGACGCCGGCCATGCAGGAGCAGGTCGACCGGTTCGGCAACACGCATCGTTTCGGACAGCTCGGCATCGCGCGCGGCGGCCTCGAAGTCGTCCGTCTCGGTCCGTTGGAGGCGGTCGGCGCAGCCGTCGAGAACACGATCACGATGTCCGCCACGATCCTGAAGGTCGTGTGGCAGATGATCGTCGGGGCGCGATCCGCGGACGAGTTGGGAGGAGTGGCACGGATTGCTCACCTCTCCGGCGAAGTGACGCAGGTCGGTATCGTCGCCGTGGTCAACTTCATGATGCTGCTGTCGATCAATCTCGGCCTGATCAACCTCTTTCCGGTACCGATGCTCGACGGCGGCCATCTTATGTTCTATGCGGTGGAGGCAATTCGTGGCCGGCCCATGGGCGAGCGTGCACAGGAATACGGCTTTCGGATCGGCTTCGGCCTCGTTCTCGCGTTGATGCTGTTCGCAACGTGGAACGATCTCGTCTATTTTCGCGTCGTCGATTTCGTCAGGCAGATCGCCAGCTAA
- a CDS encoding 1-deoxy-D-xylulose-5-phosphate reductoisomerase, which yields MAVTTDPRSITILGSTGSVGCSTLSLVAEAPERFVVEALTAKGSRIDRLAEQARRFRPRFVAVSDPHAWRPLKAALGGTGIEIAAGAEAVVEAAGRPAELVMAAVVGAAGLRPTLAAIDRGATVALANKECLVCAGDIVMERARRSGAIILPVDSEHSAIFQVFDGARPEGVERIILTASGGPFRAMPFEQMRRVSPAQALAHPNWEMGDKITIDSATMMNKGLELIEAAHLFPVPAVRIEILVHPESVVHSMVAYRDGSVLAQLGLPDMRTPIAVALAWPERMPVSGARLDFASLGRLTFEAPDPVRFPALRLAREALVAGRCRPAVLNAANEVAVAAFLAERIGFLDIIAVVESTLAAAPVRSLTGLADVVEADMAAREIARGLIGRIAVAPTGTAH from the coding sequence GTGGCTGTGACGACCGACCCGCGCAGCATCACCATCCTGGGGTCGACGGGGTCCGTCGGCTGCAGCACCCTGTCGCTGGTGGCAGAGGCCCCGGAACGGTTCGTGGTCGAGGCGCTGACGGCCAAGGGCAGCAGGATCGACCGGCTCGCCGAGCAGGCACGCCGGTTCCGTCCCCGCTTCGTCGCCGTATCGGATCCGCACGCGTGGCGGCCTCTGAAGGCGGCCCTCGGCGGGACGGGCATCGAGATCGCGGCCGGCGCCGAGGCGGTCGTCGAGGCCGCCGGCAGACCGGCGGAACTGGTCATGGCTGCGGTGGTCGGGGCCGCGGGCCTGCGACCGACGCTCGCGGCGATCGACCGCGGCGCCACGGTGGCGCTGGCGAACAAGGAGTGCCTCGTCTGCGCCGGCGATATCGTCATGGAGCGGGCGCGGCGCAGCGGCGCGATCATCCTGCCGGTCGATTCCGAGCACAGCGCGATCTTCCAGGTGTTCGACGGCGCCCGCCCGGAGGGCGTCGAGCGGATCATCCTCACCGCCTCCGGCGGCCCATTCCGGGCGATGCCTTTCGAGCAGATGCGCCGGGTTTCGCCGGCCCAGGCGCTCGCCCATCCGAACTGGGAGATGGGGGACAAGATCACGATCGACTCGGCCACCATGATGAACAAGGGCCTGGAACTGATCGAGGCTGCCCACCTGTTCCCCGTGCCCGCCGTGCGGATCGAGATCCTGGTCCACCCGGAATCGGTCGTGCACAGCATGGTTGCCTACCGCGACGGCTCCGTCCTAGCCCAACTCGGGCTTCCCGACATGCGCACGCCGATCGCGGTGGCGCTCGCCTGGCCGGAACGCATGCCCGTATCCGGGGCGCGCCTGGACTTCGCGTCGCTTGGCCGGCTGACGTTCGAGGCCCCGGATCCCGTCCGCTTTCCCGCCCTGCGGCTCGCCCGGGAGGCGCTGGTCGCCGGGCGCTGCAGGCCGGCCGTCCTCAATGCCGCCAACGAGGTGGCGGTGGCCGCCTTCCTGGCCGAACGGATCGGTTTCCTCGACATCATAGCGGTGGTCGAATCGACCCTCGCGGCGGCTCCGGTGCGATCCCTGACGGGGCTGGCGGACGTCGTAGAGGCGGACATGGCCGCGCGGGAGATCGCTCGCGGCTTAATCGGACGGATCGCGGTTGCCCCGACCGGCACCGCTCACTAA
- a CDS encoding phosphatidate cytidylyltransferase, with translation MARPAPDGRGGELQRRILSAAILAPVALLAVHLGGIALAVLMVAAAGALGWEWSRLCGFAPPRPLGVSLIVLLVAMVIAAQVGEAYDASAAVLAIVAAGMATASMVGATASLRWSAVGLLYLGLPCVALLWLRAAGADHVFWVLCVTWAADIGAYFTGRAIGGPRLAPAISPNKTWSGFFGGMAAAAAVGGMFGFSLGSKGWAAAAAAALMVALAAVVGDLAESGLKRRFGAKDAGNLIPGHGGVLDRLDSLLLAAPMAALLLAAGWRWL, from the coding sequence TTGGCGCGACCAGCGCCTGATGGCCGCGGCGGGGAGTTGCAGCGGCGCATCCTCTCAGCCGCCATCCTCGCGCCGGTCGCTCTCCTCGCCGTCCATCTCGGCGGCATCGCCCTTGCCGTGCTGATGGTCGCGGCCGCCGGCGCACTCGGTTGGGAATGGTCGCGGCTGTGCGGTTTCGCCCCGCCACGTCCCCTTGGGGTGAGCCTGATCGTGCTGCTCGTCGCAATGGTGATCGCGGCGCAGGTGGGCGAGGCGTACGACGCGTCGGCAGCGGTGCTTGCGATCGTAGCCGCCGGCATGGCCACCGCTTCGATGGTAGGGGCGACGGCGTCCTTGCGCTGGAGCGCCGTCGGTCTCCTCTATCTGGGGCTGCCCTGCGTGGCGCTCCTTTGGCTGCGTGCGGCCGGTGCAGATCACGTGTTCTGGGTCCTGTGCGTGACATGGGCAGCAGATATCGGCGCCTACTTCACCGGCCGTGCGATCGGCGGTCCGCGCCTGGCACCCGCGATCAGCCCGAACAAGACATGGTCGGGCTTCTTCGGCGGCATGGCTGCGGCTGCGGCGGTCGGCGGGATGTTCGGGTTCTCGCTCGGGTCGAAGGGCTGGGCCGCTGCGGCCGCGGCGGCTTTGATGGTGGCACTGGCCGCCGTCGTCGGCGACCTGGCCGAGTCTGGACTCAAGCGGCGCTTCGGGGCGAAGGACGCGGGCAACCTGATTCCCGGGCATGGCGGCGTGCTCGATCGCCTCGACAGTCTTCTGCTCGCCGCGCCGATGGCGGCGTTGCTGCTCGCTGCCGGCTGGCGGTGGCTGTGA
- a CDS encoding isoprenyl transferase, which produces MVSAVQSSEGSSPPAHVAIIMDGNGRWAKSRGLPRIFGHRRGAEVARQVLRRADELGVSYLTLYSFSSENWRRPPPEVEDLMGLLRVYLRSEVADLHRTGVRVRMIGDRTRMPGDIIDLVEHAEELTAANTGITMVLALSYGSRDELAKAVRQIAREAADGGIRPDEIDEDTIAQRLYTRDIPDPDLVIRTGREKRLSNFLLWQAAYAELIFTDVLWPDFTARDLEDAIGEFHKRERRFGATSA; this is translated from the coding sequence ATGGTTAGCGCCGTCCAGAGTAGCGAGGGGTCGTCGCCGCCCGCGCACGTGGCCATCATCATGGACGGCAACGGCCGCTGGGCGAAGAGCCGCGGGCTGCCGCGCATTTTCGGTCACAGACGCGGCGCCGAGGTGGCGCGCCAGGTTCTGCGCCGCGCCGACGAACTCGGCGTGTCGTACCTGACGCTCTACAGCTTTTCGTCGGAGAACTGGCGCCGGCCGCCGCCGGAAGTCGAAGACCTGATGGGCCTGCTGCGCGTCTATCTGCGCAGCGAGGTCGCCGACCTCCACCGCACCGGCGTGCGGGTGCGCATGATCGGCGATCGAACGCGGATGCCCGGCGACATCATCGACCTCGTCGAGCACGCCGAAGAACTGACGGCCGCGAATACCGGCATCACCATGGTGCTCGCGCTGAGCTATGGCAGCCGCGACGAGCTGGCGAAGGCGGTCAGGCAGATCGCCAGGGAAGCGGCGGACGGCGGCATTCGGCCGGACGAGATCGACGAGGACACCATCGCCCAACGGCTCTACACCCGGGACATTCCCGATCCAGACCTCGTGATCCGCACCGGGCGCGAGAAGCGCCTGAGCAACTTCCTGTTGTGGCAGGCGGCATATGCCGAACTGATCTTCACCGACGTTCTCTGGCCGGACTTCACGGCACGAGATCTGGAGGATGCCATCGGCGAGTTTCACAAGCGGGAGCGTCGCTTTGGCGCGACCAGCGCCTGA
- the frr gene encoding ribosome recycling factor encodes MRTGDLVADPDIDDVQKRMDGALEALRREFQGLRTGRASVSLLEPITVEAYGAKMPIAQVGTLGVPEPRMITVQVWDKAVVAATERAIREANLGLNPMRDGQLLRIPIPELSEDRRRELSKIAARYGEQARVAIRNVRRDGMDMLKRMEREGELSQDEQKVWAEEIQELTDQHIKAVDDALAAKEKEIMQV; translated from the coding sequence ATGCGAACGGGTGATCTCGTGGCCGATCCCGACATAGACGACGTTCAGAAGCGGATGGATGGGGCGCTCGAGGCGCTCCGCCGGGAATTCCAGGGCCTGCGTACCGGGCGTGCCTCGGTCAGCCTGCTGGAGCCGATCACGGTCGAGGCCTATGGCGCGAAGATGCCGATCGCCCAGGTGGGCACGCTCGGCGTGCCGGAGCCGCGGATGATCACGGTCCAGGTCTGGGACAAAGCGGTCGTGGCGGCCACCGAGCGGGCGATCCGCGAGGCCAATCTCGGCCTCAACCCCATGCGCGACGGGCAGCTGCTGCGGATACCTATTCCCGAACTGAGCGAGGATCGCCGGCGCGAACTGTCGAAGATCGCGGCGCGCTACGGCGAGCAGGCGCGCGTGGCCATCCGCAACGTCCGGCGCGACGGCATGGACATGCTGAAGCGGATGGAAAGGGAAGGCGAACTGTCCCAGGACGAGCAGAAGGTCTGGGCGGAGGAGATCCAGGAACTGACCGACCAGCACATCAAGGCGGTCGACGATGCCCTGGCGGCCAAAGAAAAGGAAATTATGCAGGTCTGA
- the pyrH gene encoding UMP kinase, whose amino-acid sequence MTVQPRYRRVLLKISGEALLGDQEFGIDAKTVNRIAADVAEVRAMGVEVCLVVGGGNIFRGISGAGWGIDRGTADHMGMLATVINALAMQSALERIDVPTRVQSAIPMSSVCEPYIRRRAQRHMEKQRVVIFAAGTGNPFFTTDTAAALRASEMACDALLKGTQVDGVYSADPKKDPKAVRYDRLTYMEVLTRQLGVMDASAIALSRDNGIPILVFSIHNDGAFAEVVSGRGKSTIVCDANG is encoded by the coding sequence ATGACCGTCCAGCCGCGCTATCGTCGCGTACTCCTCAAGATTTCGGGCGAGGCGCTGCTGGGGGATCAGGAGTTCGGCATCGACGCGAAAACCGTGAACCGAATCGCGGCCGACGTGGCCGAGGTCCGCGCCATGGGGGTCGAGGTTTGCCTGGTCGTCGGCGGCGGCAACATCTTCCGCGGGATCTCCGGCGCCGGCTGGGGCATCGACCGCGGAACGGCCGACCATATGGGCATGCTCGCGACCGTGATTAACGCCCTGGCGATGCAGAGCGCGCTGGAGCGCATCGATGTCCCGACCCGTGTCCAGTCGGCGATCCCGATGTCGTCGGTGTGCGAGCCGTACATTCGCCGGCGGGCTCAGCGGCACATGGAAAAGCAGCGCGTCGTGATCTTCGCGGCGGGGACCGGCAATCCCTTCTTTACGACCGACACCGCGGCGGCGTTGCGCGCGTCCGAAATGGCGTGCGACGCCCTTCTCAAGGGAACGCAGGTCGACGGCGTCTACAGTGCCGATCCGAAGAAGGATCCGAAGGCCGTCCGCTACGACCGCCTGACCTACATGGAAGTGCTGACGCGGCAGCTCGGTGTGATGGACGCCTCCGCAATTGCCTTGTCGCGGGACAACGGCATTCCGATTCTTGTATTCTCGATCCACAATGATGGCGCGTTTGCCGAGGTCGTTTCGGGCCGCGGCAAGTCGACCATCGTTTGCGATGCGAACGGGTGA
- the tsf gene encoding translation elongation factor Ts — protein sequence MAAISAAQVKELRETTGAGMMDCKQALNQTDGDMEAAVDWLRKKGLAAAAKKAGRVAAEGLVGVAVKGTTGAVVEVNAETDFVARNPDFQTFVSTVAEVALGVEGDVEALKAAAYPGGGTVAEELTNLIARIGENMTLRRFARLSTSQGLIGSYVHAATAPGLGKIGVLVALETSGDVGKIEELGRQISMHVAAANPQWASTDEVDTTALDRERAVLSEQARASGKPENIVEKMVEGRLRKYYEEVVLVEQVWVLDPDQKVKAVLAEAGKTAGAPVSVPGYVRMALGEGVEKAEQDFAAEVAATLNR from the coding sequence ATGGCTGCAATCTCCGCCGCGCAGGTCAAGGAACTGCGCGAGACGACCGGCGCCGGCATGATGGACTGCAAACAGGCGCTGAATCAGACCGACGGCGACATGGAAGCGGCGGTCGATTGGCTGCGCAAGAAGGGCCTCGCCGCTGCGGCGAAGAAGGCGGGTCGCGTCGCCGCCGAGGGTCTCGTCGGCGTTGCCGTGAAGGGCACGACGGGCGCCGTCGTCGAGGTCAACGCCGAGACCGACTTCGTCGCGCGCAACCCCGACTTCCAGACTTTCGTCAGCACCGTCGCCGAGGTGGCGCTGGGCGTCGAGGGCGATGTCGAGGCACTCAAGGCCGCCGCTTATCCGGGTGGTGGAACGGTTGCCGAGGAACTCACAAACCTGATCGCGCGGATCGGCGAGAACATGACGCTGCGCCGGTTCGCCCGCCTGTCGACCTCGCAGGGTCTCATCGGCAGCTACGTGCATGCCGCGACGGCCCCGGGTCTCGGGAAGATCGGCGTGCTGGTCGCGCTCGAGACCAGCGGCGACGTCGGCAAGATCGAGGAACTCGGCCGGCAGATCTCGATGCACGTCGCTGCGGCCAACCCGCAGTGGGCGAGCACCGACGAGGTCGACACGACGGCGCTCGACCGCGAGCGCGCGGTGCTGAGCGAACAGGCCCGGGCATCCGGCAAACCCGAGAACATCGTCGAGAAGATGGTCGAGGGCCGCCTGCGCAAGTATTACGAGGAAGTCGTCCTCGTGGAGCAGGTCTGGGTGCTCGACCCCGACCAGAAGGTGAAGGCGGTTCTGGCGGAGGCGGGCAAGACGGCTGGTGCGCCGGTCAGCGTGCCCGGCTATGTTCGCATGGCCCTCGGCGAGGGTGTCGAGAAGGCCGAGCAGGACTTCGCAGCCGAAGTCGCAGCGACGCTCAATCGCTGA
- the rpsB gene encoding 30S ribosomal protein S2: protein MAIPTFTMRQLLEAGVHFGHHTRRWNPKMKPFIFGERNGIHVIDLQQSVPMLYRALEVVRDVAAGGGRILFVGTKRQAQDAIAAEAQRCGQYYVNHRWLGGMLTNWKTMSHSIRRLKELEAMLQQGTTGLTKKETLNLTRERDKLEQTLGGIKDMADLPDLIFIVDTNKEHIAVEEANTLRIPVVAILDSNSDPRGITYPVPGNDDAIRAVSLYLELAAGAVLDGLEREMVTSGVDIGEQDQPMTEVPAEATEEESAPAATA, encoded by the coding sequence ATGGCTATTCCGACATTCACGATGCGCCAGCTGCTGGAAGCCGGCGTCCATTTCGGCCATCACACCCGGCGCTGGAACCCGAAGATGAAGCCGTTCATCTTCGGCGAGCGTAACGGTATCCACGTCATCGACCTGCAGCAGAGCGTGCCGATGCTCTATCGCGCGCTCGAGGTCGTTCGCGACGTCGCCGCCGGCGGCGGGCGCATCCTATTCGTCGGCACCAAGCGCCAGGCGCAGGACGCCATCGCCGCCGAGGCGCAGCGCTGCGGCCAGTACTATGTCAACCACCGCTGGCTCGGCGGCATGCTGACGAACTGGAAGACGATGTCGCACTCCATCCGCAGGCTGAAGGAGCTCGAGGCGATGCTCCAGCAGGGCACGACCGGCCTGACGAAGAAGGAGACGCTGAACCTGACGCGCGAGCGCGACAAGCTCGAGCAGACGCTCGGCGGCATTAAGGACATGGCGGACCTGCCCGACCTGATCTTCATCGTCGACACGAACAAGGAGCACATCGCCGTCGAGGAGGCGAACACGCTGCGCATCCCGGTGGTGGCGATCCTCGACAGCAACTCGGATCCGCGCGGAATCACCTATCCGGTGCCGGGCAACGACGACGCGATCCGCGCCGTCAGCCTGTATCTGGAACTCGCCGCGGGCGCCGTGCTGGACGGCCTCGAGCGCGAGATGGTGACCTCCGGCGTCGACATCGGCGAGCAGGATCAGCCGATGACCGAGGTTCCCGCCGAGGCGACCGAAGAGGAGAGCGCGCCGGCCGCGACGGCCTGA
- the egtD gene encoding L-histidine N(alpha)-methyltransferase, with translation MNAGAAALQTLDLAPGRGPFLSDVLDGLSHPQKRLAAKYFYDTRGSEIFEEITELEEYYPTRTEIGILEARATSIAALAGPGVVLIEPGAGATRKVRILLDALEAPAAFMPADISGEHLVAAAGQLALDYPHIPIIPVIADYTRGFDLPLPAGAETAKRVVFFPGSTIGNFDRSEAAVFLRRMADLVGSGGGVIVGADLKKDPAVLVAAYDDAKGVTAAFNKNLLVRMNAELAADFDLDAFRHRAIWNEAKGRIEMHLESLRAQDVTIDGRRFAFDVGETIHTENSHKFTIAEFQAMAKTSGLSPRAAWTDPRERFSVHYLEAI, from the coding sequence GTGAACGCCGGGGCGGCGGCCCTGCAGACGCTCGACCTTGCGCCCGGACGGGGGCCATTCCTCAGCGACGTGCTGGATGGGCTGTCCCATCCGCAGAAGCGCTTGGCGGCCAAGTATTTCTACGACACCCGCGGCTCCGAGATATTCGAGGAGATCACGGAGCTCGAAGAATATTATCCGACCCGCACCGAGATCGGCATCCTGGAAGCCCGGGCGACGTCGATCGCGGCACTGGCGGGGCCGGGCGTCGTGCTGATCGAGCCGGGGGCGGGGGCGACGCGCAAGGTGCGTATCCTGCTCGACGCCCTCGAAGCACCGGCGGCCTTCATGCCCGCCGACATTTCCGGGGAGCATCTGGTGGCGGCCGCCGGGCAGCTGGCCCTCGACTATCCGCACATCCCGATCATCCCGGTGATCGCCGACTACACGCGCGGCTTCGACCTGCCGCTACCGGCGGGGGCAGAGACCGCGAAGCGCGTGGTGTTCTTCCCGGGGTCGACGATCGGCAACTTCGACCGCAGCGAAGCGGCGGTGTTCCTGCGGCGGATGGCCGATCTGGTCGGATCGGGCGGCGGCGTCATCGTCGGTGCCGACCTGAAGAAGGATCCCGCCGTGCTCGTCGCCGCCTACGACGACGCGAAGGGCGTGACAGCCGCGTTCAACAAGAACCTGCTGGTGCGGATGAACGCCGAACTGGCGGCGGACTTCGACCTCGATGCCTTCCGCCACCGGGCGATCTGGAACGAGGCGAAGGGCCGGATCGAAATGCACCTGGAGAGCCTGCGGGCGCAGGACGTGACGATCGACGGCCGGCGCTTCGCCTTCGACGTGGGCGAAACGATCCATACCGAGAACTCCCACAAGTTCACGATTGCCGAGTTCCAGGCGATGGCGAAGACCAGCGGCCTGTCGCCGCGGGCGGCCTGGACCGATCCCCGGGAGCGGTTCAGCGTGCACTATCTGGAAGCGATCTAA
- the egtB gene encoding ergothioneine biosynthesis protein EgtB: protein MAAVVDPIRSVGAGDQWNDLSARFTAVRDLTERLSAPLSPEDQTVQSMPDTSPTKWHRAHTTWFFETFVLMPHLEGYRPLDSAYAYLFNSYYEQAGARYPRPQRGLVTRPGVAEVGDYRRHVDEAMRRLLAQEPGREVAELVDLGLHHEQQHQELLLMDIKHVLSFNPLRPAYAPPPTRQPGSIPAESWVSFEGGLVEIGHRGEGFAYDNETPRHRTYVPPFRLAGRPVTCGAWLDFIRDGGYRTPTLWLSDGWAAVKSEAWEAPLYWNRDGEDWSLFTLGGQREIDPREPVCHVSYYEADAFARWAGARLPTEAEWEVAAGSVPVAGNFVANGAHHPLPVRDAPGLQQMFGDVWEWTMSAYAPYPGYRPPPGAVGEYNGKFMINQMVLRGGCCVTSEDHVRPTYRNFFYPHQRWPFSGVRLATEAA from the coding sequence ATGGCTGCCGTCGTCGATCCGATCCGGTCCGTCGGGGCTGGAGACCAGTGGAACGACCTATCCGCACGCTTCACGGCGGTTCGTGATCTGACCGAGCGACTGTCGGCGCCGCTGTCGCCGGAGGACCAGACCGTCCAGTCGATGCCCGATACCAGCCCAACGAAGTGGCACCGGGCGCACACGACCTGGTTCTTCGAGACCTTCGTGCTGATGCCGCACCTGGAAGGCTACCGGCCGCTCGATTCCGCCTATGCCTACCTCTTCAATTCCTATTACGAGCAGGCGGGAGCCCGTTATCCGCGCCCGCAGCGTGGGCTCGTGACGCGGCCGGGCGTGGCGGAGGTCGGCGACTACCGGCGGCATGTCGACGAGGCGATGCGTCGGCTCCTGGCGCAGGAACCGGGGCGCGAGGTCGCGGAACTCGTGGACCTGGGCCTGCATCATGAGCAGCAGCACCAGGAACTGCTGCTCATGGACATCAAGCACGTGCTGTCCTTCAACCCGCTGCGGCCGGCTTATGCCCCGCCCCCGACGCGGCAGCCGGGAAGCATCCCCGCCGAGTCGTGGGTCTCGTTCGAGGGCGGCCTCGTCGAGATCGGCCATCGGGGCGAGGGCTTTGCGTACGACAACGAGACGCCGCGACACAGGACCTACGTGCCGCCGTTCCGGTTGGCGGGGCGGCCGGTGACCTGCGGCGCCTGGCTGGATTTCATCCGCGACGGCGGCTACCGAACGCCGACCCTGTGGCTGTCCGACGGGTGGGCGGCGGTGAAGTCGGAAGCTTGGGAGGCCCCGCTCTACTGGAACCGCGACGGCGAGGACTGGTCGCTGTTCACGCTGGGCGGGCAGCGCGAGATCGACCCGCGCGAACCGGTCTGCCACGTCAGCTACTACGAGGCGGACGCCTTCGCCCGGTGGGCGGGCGCCCGGCTGCCGACCGAGGCGGAGTGGGAAGTGGCGGCCGGCTCGGTGCCGGTCGCCGGCAACTTCGTCGCCAACGGCGCCCATCACCCGCTGCCGGTGCGCGATGCGCCGGGCCTGCAGCAGATGTTCGGCGACGTCTGGGAATGGACCATGAGTGCATATGCGCCATATCCCGGCTATCGCCCTCCGCCGGGCGCCGTCGGCGAATACAACGGGAAATTCATGATCAATCAGATGGTGCTTCGCGGAGGTTGCTGCGTGACCTCCGAGGATCATGTCCGGCCCACCTACCGGAACTTCTTCTATCCGCACCAGCGCTGGCCGTTTTCGGGCGTCCGCTTGGCCACGGAGGCCGCGTGA
- a CDS encoding DMT family transporter: MAVATLCFVVMQSMAKHVGKELPPFEVAFFRNLFGLVALTPLFLRHGLEPLRTDRIGLHAFRGALQSVGMLCFFTGVTLIPLSTVTALSFTAPLVGSLLAVLVLGEMVRARRITAMIVGFAGVLVVLRPGLTEISPGALLILASTISWGSTMVLIKILSRTDSSATQTAYMGLFMTPITLVPALFVWEWPTLEHYGWFVLIGAAGTLGHLCFAQAFRLADATAVLPLDFLRLLWATLAGWVVFSELPDVWAWIGGTVIFSSATYIAYRESRLARADRPV, from the coding sequence ATGGCGGTGGCCACGCTCTGCTTCGTCGTCATGCAGAGCATGGCGAAGCATGTGGGCAAGGAACTGCCGCCGTTCGAGGTCGCCTTCTTCCGCAACCTGTTCGGCCTCGTCGCGCTCACGCCGCTGTTCCTCCGCCACGGTCTCGAACCCCTGCGCACCGACCGCATCGGTCTCCACGCCTTTCGCGGCGCCCTCCAGAGCGTCGGCATGCTGTGCTTCTTCACCGGCGTGACGCTGATCCCGCTCAGCACCGTGACGGCGCTGAGCTTCACCGCGCCGCTGGTCGGGAGCCTGCTCGCCGTCCTCGTCCTGGGTGAGATGGTCCGGGCGCGCCGCATCACCGCGATGATCGTCGGCTTCGCCGGCGTGCTCGTGGTCCTGCGGCCCGGCCTGACCGAGATCAGCCCCGGCGCCCTGCTGATCCTGGCCTCGACGATCAGCTGGGGCAGCACGATGGTCCTGATCAAGATCCTGTCGCGGACGGATTCCAGCGCCACCCAGACCGCCTACATGGGCCTCTTCATGACGCCGATCACGCTCGTCCCCGCCCTGTTCGTCTGGGAGTGGCCCACCCTGGAGCACTATGGCTGGTTCGTCCTGATCGGCGCCGCCGGGACCCTCGGTCACCTCTGCTTCGCCCAGGCGTTCCGGCTGGCCGACGCGACGGCGGTTCTGCCGCTCGACTTCCTGCGCCTGCTCTGGGCGACGCTCGCCGGCTGGGTCGTCTTTTCCGAACTGCCGGACGTATGGGCGTGGATCGGCGGTACCGTCATCTTCTCCAGCGCCACCTACATCGCCTATCGCGAAAGCAGGCTCGCCCGCGCCGACAGGCCCGTATAG
- the speD gene encoding adenosylmethionine decarboxylase has product MTNPLGELAFVAGYNGSKDPASAKKPFSATHTTLTVVPSTPVEPEQKDYFVERDGLKFAGTHLIIDLWGASRLDNLEVVEQALRDAAIVSGATILNVDLHHFEPNGGISGVVVLAESHISIHTWPERNFAALDVFMCGDCNPYKGIPVLREAFGPDNINVIEHKRGLVL; this is encoded by the coding sequence ATGACCAACCCTCTTGGGGAGCTGGCGTTTGTCGCGGGGTACAATGGATCGAAGGATCCGGCGTCCGCAAAGAAGCCGTTCAGCGCAACCCACACCACGCTCACCGTCGTCCCTTCCACTCCCGTCGAACCGGAGCAGAAGGATTATTTCGTTGAACGCGACGGTTTGAAGTTCGCGGGTACGCATCTGATCATCGATCTATGGGGCGCGAGCCGTCTCGACAACCTGGAGGTTGTCGAACAGGCACTGCGTGATGCGGCGATCGTGTCGGGCGCTACGATCCTGAATGTCGATCTGCATCATTTCGAGCCGAACGGCGGCATCTCCGGCGTCGTCGTGCTGGCAGAGTCGCACATCAGCATCCACACGTGGCCGGAGCGCAATTTCGCGGCGCTCGACGTGTTCATGTGCGGCGACTGCAATCCCTACAAGGGCATCCCGGTCCTGCGAGAGGCGTTCGGCCCGGACAACATCAACGTGATCGAGCACAAGCGAGGCCTGGTGCTTTGA